In one window of Bombus vancouverensis nearcticus chromosome 10, iyBomVanc1_principal, whole genome shotgun sequence DNA:
- the LOC117158360 gene encoding fidgetin-like protein 1 gives MATIDAEINKEKNNFLAAYHILKFSKNDKDDTEVVDIERRCFAMKYLTAKQCESEDVAACLLQRSLEDYQNLMENRDGINNYWKQCKLQIPKISSNPQKWKSGLCDINMALNFVKSLPCQDNNTMPCHTRLFNDRHVENIINIWKNKETESRNRKISTQAKPNLSQSSNASSKKEVENNMQCEIDKSLFSSNSSTDESISTQMSYSKQSKTYSVNQENQIYARQRPVKFESRSNFKFTREDSFKASKNNQDQSNYHRNNMKLKTQVSVQHNEEDPNTVKSKMSFFKTARDELNVQQMKANKPMQKKTLGGKGSVNSKFVCPFKREKEKTQENTYNNESDTMEDERLKNVESKMVELIKNEIMDSKTTICWDDIAGLEYAKKIIKEVVVYPMLRPDIFTGLRRPPKGILLFGPPGTGKTLIGKCIASQSKSTFFSISASSLTSKWIGEGEKMVRALFAVAKVYQPSVIFVDEIDSLLTQRSETEHESSRRLKTEFLVQLDGATTADEDRILIVGATNRPHELDEAARRRLVKRLYVPLPEFQARKQIINNLLITVPHNLTEEDINNVAGQTKGYSGADMSNLCKEASMGPIRSIPLSQLENIRKEDVRQVTVDDFKEALVHVRPSVSESSLITYVEWDAIYGTGTAQNYKA, from the exons ATGGCTACTATTGATGCAGAAATTAATAAGGAGAAGAATAATTTCTTAGCTGCATATCACATcctaaaattttcaaaaaatgatAAAGATGATACAGAAGTTGTAGACATTGAACGTAGATGTTTTGCTATGAAATATTTAACAGCAAAACAATG tGAATCAGAAGATGTAGCAGCTTGTCTACTTCAAAGAAGTTTGGAAGATTATCAAAACTTAATGGAAAATAGAGATGGGATAAATAATTATTGGAAACAATGTAAGTTACAAATACCAAAGATCAGTAGTAATCCACAGAAATGGAAGTCGGGTTTATGCGATATAAATATGGCATTAAATTTTGTGAAATCTTTACCTTGCCAAGATAATAATACCATGCCATGTCATACAAGATTATTTAATGACAGACACGTGgagaatattattaatatatggaaaaataaagaaactgaATCAAGAAATAGAAAGATAAGTACTCAAGCAAAACCAAATCTTAGTCAGAGTTCAAATGCAAGTAgtaaaaaagaagttgaaaataacATGCAATGTGAAATTGATAAATCGTTATTTTCATCCAATAGCTCTACAGATGAAAGTATTAGCACACAAATGAGTTATAGTAAACAATCTAAGACATATTCTGTCAATCAAGAAAATCAAATTTATGCGCGACAAAGGCCTGTCAAGTTTGAATCTAGATCAAACTTTAAATTTACAAGAGAAGATTCATTTAAAGCATCTAAAAATAATCAGGACCAATCGAATTACCAcagaaataatatgaaattaaaaacaCAAGTTTCTGTTCAGCATAATGAAGAAGATCCTAACACTGTTAAATCTAAAATGAGTTTTTTCAAAACTGCTAGAGATGAACTAAATGTGCAGCAAATGAAAGCTAATAAGCCAATGCAAAAAAAGACTCTAGGAGGGAAGGGATCTGTTAATTCTAAATTTGTTTGTCCATTtaaaagggaaaaagagaaaactCAGGAAAACACGTACAATAATGAAAGTGACACAATGGAAGAtgagagattaaaaaatgtagAATCAAAAATGGTTGAACTAATCAAGAATGAAATAATGGATTCAAAGACAACTATTTGTTGGGATGATATAGCTGGTTTAGAATACGCGAAAAAGATTATAAAGGAAGTAGTTGTGTATCCTATGTTGAGACCTGATATTTTCACTGGTTTACGTCGACCACCTAaaggaattttattatttggtCCACCAGGAACAGGGAAAACACTTATAGGAAAATGTATAGCATCGCAAAGCAAATCAACGTTTTTTTCAATATCTGCAAGCTCTTTAACTTCAAAATGGATAGGTGAAGGAGAAAAAATGGTCAGAGCGTTATTCGCTGTTGCTAAGGTTTATCAGCCATCAGTGATTTTTGTTGATGAAATAGATTCGCTGCTCACTCAAAGATCTGAAACTGAGCACGAAAGTTCTAGGAGATTAAAAACTGAATTTTTGGTGCAATTAGATGGAGCTACAACTGCAGATGAAGATCGCATTTTAATTGTAGGAGCAACAAATAGACCACACGAACTAGACGAGGCAGCACGTAGACGACTGGTTAAAAGATTGTATGTTCCTTTACCTGAATTCCAAGCTCGTAAACAGATCATAAATAATCTATTAATAACTGTTCCACATAATCTTACTGAAGAAGATATAAATAATGTAGCTGGACAGACAAAAGGATATTCCGGAGCCGATATGTCGAATTTATGTAAAGAAGCTAGCATGGGACCAATTAGAAGTATTCCACTTAGTCAATTAGAGAATATTAGAAAAGAAGATGTCAGACAAGTAACAGTCGATGATTTCAAGGAAGCACTGGTACATGTACGTCCTAGTGTATCAGAATCAAGTCTAATAACTTACGTTGAATGGGATGCTATATATGGAACTGGAACAGCACAGAATTATAAAGCATAA
- the LOC117158362 gene encoding uncharacterized protein LOC117158362 isoform X1 — protein MIFPPDIWEHIFLYVDPLTLINLKIICKCWKEIIDKVLQQSTLWHKLCKDKIPEHFWTTLCETLSPKKYTNFYEKHDVKFWVAMYKLWIKCKNMKKCNAQSKCIKPLKDHHSEYITCIDTSGNLLAMGTSAGFVYFYNIPNLRTSKHIVDHMEYIESVKLLRDGTSIICISSSINNHICFWDVSTLKPIDRTHGKLICTSYSYCYIAMHNIISIVGSIPKTVYELDSDNIIAIGADNNKVLLYTKGGCCVDLTLNANQKDYTLIHVNSYTRVRPLNIRIRRYYVFKPNIIACIAEYGYVGFLVQGKEWKMYNLFPILHGTPTAILIYAHVLILGLDSGNVHIYYINDFGAIDFNAINSNKLCPDSSTVISLNIMVNIEEYLIIGYHKKFYIVKFM, from the exons CAAAGTACCCTGTGGCATAAATTGTGCAAAGATAAAATTCCTGAACATTTTTGGACCACTTTATGCGAAACATTGAGTCCAAAGAAATATACTAATTTTTATGAGAAACATGATGTTAAATTTTGGGTAGCTATGTACAAATTATGGATTAAATGCAaaaacatgaaaaaatgtaatgcACAAAGTAAATGTATTAAGCCATTAAAAGACCATCATTCAGAATATATTACTTGTATAGATACTTCAG gaaatctattaGCAATGGGGACATCTGCAGgattcgtttatttttacaatataCCTAATTTACGTACAAGCAAACATATAGTTGATCATATGGAATATATAGAAAGTGTAAAGCTTCTCAGAGAtg gaACAAGTATTATTTGTATATCTAGTTCTATAAATAATCACATATGCTTTTGGGATGTGAGTACATTGAAGCCAATTGATAGAACCCATGGAAAGTTAATTTG tacAAGTTACAGTTATTGCTATATCGCCATGCATAATATAATAAGTATTGTGGGATCAATACCAAAAACTGTGTATGAACTTGATTCAGATAATATTATTGCTATTGGTGCAGacaataataaa GTACTTTTATATACAAAAGGAGGGTGCTGTGTAGATTTGACTTTGAATGCAAATCAAAAGGATTATACACTTATACATGTCAACTCTTATACACGTGTTCGACCACTAAATATAAGAATTCGTcgttattatgtatttaaaCCAAATATAATTGCCTGTATTGCAG AATATGGATATGTGGGTTTTTTGGTACAAGGAAAAGAATGGAAGatgtataatttatttcctATTTTACATGGAACACCTACTGCAATTTTAATATATGCGCATGTACTCATTTTGGGATTGGACTCAG GAAAtgttcatatatattatataaacgaTTTTGGAGCAATTGATTTTAATGCTATTAATTCAAACAAATTGTGTCCTGACTCCTCAACTgttatttcattaaatataatGGTTAATATTgaggaatatttaattattggTTACCACAAAAAGTTCTATATTGTTAAGTTTATGTAA
- the LOC117158362 gene encoding uncharacterized protein LOC117158362 isoform X2: MIFPPDIWEHIFLYVDPLTLINLKIICKCWKEIIDKVLQQSTLWHKLCKDKIPEHFWTTLCETLSPKKYTNFYEKHDVKFWVAMYKLWIKCKNMKKCNAQSKCIKPLKDHHSEYITCIDTSAMGTSAGFVYFYNIPNLRTSKHIVDHMEYIESVKLLRDGTSIICISSSINNHICFWDVSTLKPIDRTHGKLICTSYSYCYIAMHNIISIVGSIPKTVYELDSDNIIAIGADNNKVLLYTKGGCCVDLTLNANQKDYTLIHVNSYTRVRPLNIRIRRYYVFKPNIIACIAEYGYVGFLVQGKEWKMYNLFPILHGTPTAILIYAHVLILGLDSGNVHIYYINDFGAIDFNAINSNKLCPDSSTVISLNIMVNIEEYLIIGYHKKFYIVKFM; encoded by the exons CAAAGTACCCTGTGGCATAAATTGTGCAAAGATAAAATTCCTGAACATTTTTGGACCACTTTATGCGAAACATTGAGTCCAAAGAAATATACTAATTTTTATGAGAAACATGATGTTAAATTTTGGGTAGCTATGTACAAATTATGGATTAAATGCAaaaacatgaaaaaatgtaatgcACAAAGTAAATGTATTAAGCCATTAAAAGACCATCATTCAGAATATATTACTTGTATAGATACTTCAG CAATGGGGACATCTGCAGgattcgtttatttttacaatataCCTAATTTACGTACAAGCAAACATATAGTTGATCATATGGAATATATAGAAAGTGTAAAGCTTCTCAGAGAtg gaACAAGTATTATTTGTATATCTAGTTCTATAAATAATCACATATGCTTTTGGGATGTGAGTACATTGAAGCCAATTGATAGAACCCATGGAAAGTTAATTTG tacAAGTTACAGTTATTGCTATATCGCCATGCATAATATAATAAGTATTGTGGGATCAATACCAAAAACTGTGTATGAACTTGATTCAGATAATATTATTGCTATTGGTGCAGacaataataaa GTACTTTTATATACAAAAGGAGGGTGCTGTGTAGATTTGACTTTGAATGCAAATCAAAAGGATTATACACTTATACATGTCAACTCTTATACACGTGTTCGACCACTAAATATAAGAATTCGTcgttattatgtatttaaaCCAAATATAATTGCCTGTATTGCAG AATATGGATATGTGGGTTTTTTGGTACAAGGAAAAGAATGGAAGatgtataatttatttcctATTTTACATGGAACACCTACTGCAATTTTAATATATGCGCATGTACTCATTTTGGGATTGGACTCAG GAAAtgttcatatatattatataaacgaTTTTGGAGCAATTGATTTTAATGCTATTAATTCAAACAAATTGTGTCCTGACTCCTCAACTgttatttcattaaatataatGGTTAATATTgaggaatatttaattattggTTACCACAAAAAGTTCTATATTGTTAAGTTTATGTAA